A single region of the Pan troglodytes isolate AG18354 chromosome 22, NHGRI_mPanTro3-v2.0_pri, whole genome shotgun sequence genome encodes:
- the LOC112206643 gene encoding LOW QUALITY PROTEIN: keratin-associated protein 15-1 (The sequence of the model RefSeq protein was modified relative to this genomic sequence to represent the inferred CDS: substituted 1 base at 1 genomic stop codon), which yields MSYNCSSGNFSSCCFGSYLRYPVSTYISFYPSNAIYSPNTCQLGSFLYNGCQETYCEPTSCQTSCTLARSYXTSCYCPKNSIFCSPRQTNYIRSLGCGNTGLGSLGCGSTAFQSLDCGSSSYHPTTFSSRNFQATCY from the coding sequence ATGTCTTACAACTGCAGCTCTGGAAACTTCTCCTCCTGCTGTTTTGGAAGTTACCTGAGGTATCCAGTTTCCACTTATATTTCGTTCTACCCCAGCAATGCCATCTATTCTCCAAATACCTGCCAACTGGGCTCCTTTCTCTACAATGGCTGTCAGGAGACCTACTGTGAGCCCACCAGCTGCCAGACATCCTGCACTTTGGCCAGATCCTATTAGACATCCTGCTACTGCCCAAAGAATTCCATCTTCTGCAGTCCCCGCCAGACTAACTACATAAGATCCCTTGGATGTGGAAACACTGGCCTTGGATCTCTTGGTTGTGGAAGCACTGCCTTCCAATCTCTGGACTGTGGGTCCAGCTCCTACCACCCAACTACCTTTTCATCCAGGAATTTCCAGGCAACTTGTTACTAA